One segment of Haloplanus natans DSM 17983 DNA contains the following:
- a CDS encoding glycosyltransferase family 2 protein: MDLSVVVPTLDGRDQLAAGLDALTAHVPDAEVVVVNGPSTDGTTGMIRDRDDVAVLVEVSTRTENVARNAGLEAVTGDVVAILRHDFVIEPSWFDGLEDGLDEAPVVTGPTHRTLDGGMTTEESETKRIGSREVTYFNEGNVAFRRPVLDALDGFDEYLETGGDQDAAHRLAGLDYAVAWRPAMCVRQEYSADGGVTTGDRGAEFRALAYRLVKNYGVRPAAATGTTRRALRDALGAGREVLRGDLPPTEWFASGRAVVTGTARGAVDGLVARARDRSPARNPHGVSDRSDRAVALYDWR; this comes from the coding sequence ATGGACCTCTCGGTAGTGGTACCGACCCTCGACGGCCGGGATCAACTCGCTGCGGGGCTAGACGCCCTGACGGCCCACGTCCCGGACGCCGAGGTGGTCGTCGTCAACGGTCCGTCGACCGATGGCACTACCGGGATGATTCGCGACCGAGACGACGTGGCCGTGCTGGTCGAGGTGTCGACCCGGACCGAGAACGTCGCTCGAAACGCCGGCCTCGAAGCCGTGACTGGCGACGTGGTCGCGATTCTCCGACACGACTTCGTGATCGAACCCTCGTGGTTCGATGGTCTCGAAGATGGCCTCGACGAGGCGCCGGTCGTCACCGGCCCGACCCACCGGACGCTCGACGGCGGCATGACGACCGAGGAGTCCGAAACCAAACGGATCGGCTCCCGCGAAGTGACCTACTTCAACGAGGGCAACGTCGCTTTCCGACGCCCCGTACTCGACGCCCTCGACGGGTTCGACGAGTATCTGGAGACCGGCGGCGACCAGGACGCCGCCCACCGCCTCGCCGGCCTCGACTACGCCGTGGCGTGGCGCCCCGCCATGTGCGTCCGGCAGGAGTACTCCGCCGACGGCGGCGTTACGACGGGCGACCGCGGCGCCGAGTTCCGGGCGCTCGCCTACCGCCTCGTGAAGAACTACGGCGTCCGACCCGCCGCGGCCACGGGGACGACCCGGCGAGCCCTGCGTGACGCCCTCGGCGCCGGCCGCGAGGTGCTCCGTGGCGACCTGCCACCCACCGAGTGGTTCGCGAGCGGACGGGCCGTCGTCACCGGCACCGCCCGCGGGGCCGTCGACGGCCTCGTCGCCCGCGCCAGGGATCGGTCGCCGGCGCGAAACCCCCACGGCGTCTCCGACCGCTCCGACCGCGCAGTCGCGCTGTACGACTGGCGCTGA